Proteins from one Niallia circulans genomic window:
- a CDS encoding SMI1/KNR4 family protein, translating into MQLAENHFQVKLPIEYIELLKQQNGGSLIYNALPIAFNRYEDDDHLEIDHFLGIKKDKGILETDYYVQEWGINRQKIILISGDGHSWFALDYNNKEVPSVIYIETDEDKITDIYPTFQAMLDHLYLHEWDDDGEFSSIEEGRRLIQSKDIEDIYQGISIFCSYFFDNSIQEEFYGYLKKLFKSENDDVKHEAVGALWRTVEMYEGNVEHIKLLINDLKNDKSPIIQDFLQDIMLMYEISRHQE; encoded by the coding sequence ATTCAGTTAGCAGAAAATCATTTTCAAGTGAAGCTGCCAATCGAGTATATCGAGCTGTTGAAACAACAAAATGGCGGCAGCTTGATTTATAATGCATTGCCGATTGCCTTTAACAGGTATGAGGATGATGATCATCTCGAAATAGACCATTTTCTTGGAATAAAAAAGGATAAAGGCATTCTTGAAACAGATTATTATGTGCAGGAATGGGGAATTAACAGACAGAAGATTATTTTAATAAGCGGGGATGGGCATAGCTGGTTTGCATTGGATTATAACAATAAAGAGGTGCCTTCCGTTATCTATATTGAAACAGATGAAGACAAGATAACGGATATTTATCCGACCTTTCAAGCGATGCTTGACCATTTGTATCTACATGAATGGGACGATGATGGTGAATTTTCATCAATTGAAGAAGGCAGGCGATTAATTCAAAGTAAGGACATAGAGGATATTTATCAAGGAATTTCGATATTTTGTAGTTATTTTTTTGATAATAGTATCCAAGAAGAATTTTATGGTTATTTAAAAAAACTGTTTAAAAGTGAAAATGATGATGTGAAGCATGAGGCAGTTGGAGCATTGTGGAGAACGGTGGAAATGTATGAAGGTAATGTAGAGCATATCAAACTGTTGATAAACGATTTAAAGAATGATAAATCGCCAATAATCCAAGATTTTCTTCAAGACATAATGTTAATGTATGAAATATCAAGACACCAGGAATAA
- a CDS encoding response regulator transcription factor, with the protein MAIERGRLLIVDDEILIRQGIKHYINWEQEGFDIVGEAAHGKEALELIEVVKPDIILTDIVMPIMDGEELTRILKEKYPQIGVIVLSSFGDFDYVRSTFQNGVLDYILKPKLNSDSLLTVLRKMKQKIAGQTLPEKNEGNSYIEQAIRKMLSGYDVEKNDDQIAAVFPSENYWLAAIQTSGEQAWMDTFKLEIISGLKRRGFTCFIEKDIAIINGEDVQQLQAYFEKLANEQMGLRFVLTDRFEDFTLIGKQYNEILVKLINSRFYFPEIPVLTAQVLSEETSELEAFHLDWFISEFKSKRFDSALSYVEEYAANISGSFHLDVYEYKSFFSNIIFNMTILLGNMEYDVKKLEQEKYTYLRGIEEAAAADQVGLQLERFLKEVKQIIEVMLEQPDSINIKRIISYLNEHFQEQLTLTNVANHFHFNPSYLSSYFSTHMKEGFSEYLNRIRIEEASKLLTAGTEPISEISGIVGYSDHSYFCKVFKKMKGLSPSQFRRKQWVEK; encoded by the coding sequence ATGGCAATAGAACGGGGCCGATTGCTGATTGTAGATGATGAAATATTGATACGGCAGGGGATTAAGCATTACATCAATTGGGAACAGGAAGGTTTTGACATTGTCGGGGAGGCTGCACATGGAAAGGAAGCACTTGAACTTATTGAGGTTGTTAAACCTGATATAATCCTTACAGATATTGTCATGCCAATTATGGATGGCGAAGAGCTGACGAGAATATTGAAGGAGAAATATCCTCAGATTGGCGTGATTGTCTTAAGCAGTTTTGGGGATTTTGATTATGTCCGCTCCACTTTTCAAAATGGTGTGCTCGATTATATTTTAAAGCCAAAGCTTAATTCGGACAGTTTACTGACGGTTTTAAGAAAAATGAAGCAGAAAATAGCTGGGCAAACGCTGCCAGAAAAGAACGAAGGAAATTCTTATATCGAACAGGCAATTCGTAAAATGCTGTCAGGTTATGATGTGGAAAAAAATGACGACCAAATAGCAGCCGTATTTCCATCCGAAAATTACTGGTTAGCTGCCATTCAAACTTCGGGCGAGCAAGCATGGATGGATACTTTTAAGCTAGAAATAATCAGTGGGTTGAAACGACGAGGGTTTACTTGTTTTATTGAAAAGGACATTGCCATTATTAATGGCGAAGATGTACAGCAATTACAAGCTTATTTTGAAAAACTGGCTAACGAGCAGATGGGATTGCGTTTTGTTTTAACAGATCGTTTCGAGGACTTTACATTAATCGGCAAGCAATATAACGAAATATTAGTGAAATTAATAAACTCTCGGTTTTATTTTCCCGAAATTCCTGTTTTAACAGCTCAAGTTCTTTCTGAGGAAACCTCTGAATTAGAAGCATTTCACTTAGATTGGTTCATAAGTGAGTTTAAAAGTAAACGCTTTGATTCTGCTTTATCCTATGTAGAGGAGTATGCTGCAAATATTTCTGGTAGTTTCCATCTTGATGTCTATGAATATAAGTCTTTTTTCAGCAATATTATCTTTAATATGACGATTTTACTTGGAAATATGGAATATGATGTAAAAAAATTGGAGCAGGAAAAATATACGTATTTACGCGGAATTGAGGAAGCGGCAGCTGCTGATCAAGTAGGATTACAGCTGGAGCGGTTTTTAAAAGAAGTGAAACAAATAATTGAAGTTATGCTTGAACAGCCAGATAGTATAAATATAAAAAGAATCATTTCCTATCTGAATGAACATTTTCAAGAACAGCTGACACTAACAAATGTAGCGAATCACTTTCACTTTAATCCATCCTATTTGTCCAGTTACTTTTCCACACATATGAAGGAAGGCTTTAGCGAATATCTTAACAGAATCAGGATCGAAGAGGCGTCTAAGCTTCTTACGGCAGGAACGGAGCCGATTTCGGAAATAAGTGGAATTGTCGGTTATTCCGACCATAGCTATTTCTGTAAAGTATTCAAAAAAATGAAAGGGCTATCACCAAGTCAGTTTCGACGTAAACAATGGGTGGAGAAGTGA
- a CDS encoding cache domain-containing sensor histidine kinase, producing the protein MNLIPERFKHSNLFITMSLITVIIIIIVSITITWTTIRMSEQFFFEKFSITNAKVMDQVKDSYEKYHYSVVIASNNLQQSIAIRDMLTDKNESNIERFQSIYGLRELIRRIEPNLAAYDVGIIVAGENGLSYATNDRSIWPITDEELNKSSLAKQTAQAPYKLQYHYDWRPNNDTGSYLVASKALVNRAGEQYGAAYISIRESDFRKFYATYTSPGNNVFLVDKAGVIVSSSLPEQIGKHSSELKDYEKQFGTNENNGYVIGDFLGREQIIMMEYIPFFDMYMFNIIDKDTAFGNLIDKKKILLISMGVVIVALFIVLLASRRLTNSLSSLVRQIESASEYDFDEYVSVSGTYETRKIGIAFNSMLDELHEYVDQLVLSQKQRRNAELEALQQQINPHFLYNTLASIKFIASQGNIAETDAMINSLISLLQNTIGNVSETITVDQEMTNLRNYVFINEKRYGNKIKVNYFIAPDCADILVPKLILQPFVENAFFHGFIEKQEGYIHILIWQEDGSLICEVVDNGDGMEETYSLKQQTKRKQQLFSGIGITNVHERIKLIYGEPYGVEITSELKAGTKIRITLPIQRKS; encoded by the coding sequence ATGAATCTTATACCAGAACGATTTAAACACAGCAATTTATTCATCACAATGTCACTGATTACGGTCATTATCATTATCATCGTTTCTATAACGATAACATGGACAACAATCCGCATGAGTGAACAATTCTTTTTTGAAAAGTTCAGCATAACAAATGCGAAGGTTATGGACCAGGTTAAGGATAGTTATGAGAAATATCACTATTCTGTCGTCATTGCTTCAAATAATTTGCAGCAAAGCATTGCTATAAGAGACATGCTGACAGACAAAAACGAATCCAATATTGAGCGGTTTCAATCCATATACGGACTAAGAGAACTTATTCGACGAATTGAACCTAATTTAGCTGCATATGATGTTGGCATCATTGTTGCAGGGGAAAACGGTTTAAGCTACGCAACAAATGACAGGTCCATTTGGCCAATTACAGATGAAGAGTTGAATAAAAGCAGTCTAGCAAAACAAACAGCTCAGGCTCCTTATAAACTGCAATATCATTATGATTGGCGTCCAAATAATGACACAGGCAGTTATCTTGTTGCTTCTAAGGCACTTGTGAATCGTGCGGGTGAGCAGTACGGGGCAGCATATATATCTATTCGCGAAAGTGATTTCCGTAAGTTTTATGCGACCTATACTTCTCCTGGCAATAATGTCTTTTTAGTCGATAAAGCAGGCGTTATTGTTTCAAGCAGCCTGCCAGAACAAATCGGCAAACACTCAAGTGAGCTGAAGGATTATGAAAAGCAGTTTGGGACAAATGAAAATAATGGTTACGTAATTGGCGATTTTCTGGGAAGAGAACAAATCATTATGATGGAATATATACCTTTTTTTGATATGTATATGTTTAATATTATCGATAAAGATACAGCGTTTGGTAATTTAATTGATAAGAAAAAGATTTTACTCATTTCGATGGGGGTTGTGATTGTTGCACTATTTATAGTTCTGCTTGCTTCAAGACGACTAACTAACTCTTTGTCTAGTCTTGTCAGACAAATTGAAAGTGCATCAGAATACGATTTTGATGAATATGTATCAGTTTCTGGCACATATGAAACGCGAAAAATCGGCATTGCCTTTAACTCGATGCTCGATGAATTACATGAATATGTCGATCAGCTTGTTCTGTCACAGAAACAGCGCCGAAATGCCGAGCTTGAGGCATTGCAGCAGCAAATCAATCCTCACTTTCTTTATAATACTTTAGCATCAATTAAATTTATTGCTAGTCAAGGCAATATCGCGGAAACAGATGCAATGATTAACTCCTTAATCTCATTATTACAAAACACGATTGGAAATGTCAGTGAGACGATCACAGTGGATCAGGAGATGACTAATTTGCGTAACTACGTTTTTATTAATGAAAAACGATACGGAAATAAGATTAAGGTGAATTACTTTATTGCACCAGACTGTGCCGATATTCTTGTACCGAAGCTGATACTGCAGCCGTTCGTTGAAAATGCTTTTTTTCATGGATTTATTGAGAAGCAGGAAGGCTATATCCATATTCTGATTTGGCAGGAGGATGGCAGCTTAATCTGTGAGGTGGTTGATAATGGCGATGGCATGGAGGAGACATACAGCTTAAAACAGCAAACAAAACGAAAGCAGCAGCTTTTCTCTGGCATTGGCATTACAAATGTTCATGAACGCATTAAGCTTATTTATGGTGAGCCGTATGGTGTCGAAATTACAAGCGAGCTTAAAGCAGGAACAAAAATAAGAATTACCCTTCCGATACAAAGAAAATCATAA
- a CDS encoding ABC transporter substrate-binding protein: MKKLLALILASILLLAACSSGGNTEDASGDEKDTNKITVWAWDPNFNIKAMNLAVDAYASENSDLDIQVIENAQDDIIQKLNTSLSSGTTKGLPNIVLIEDYRAQSFLQAYPDMFYELTDSFKQDDFAQYKIAPTSVEGKNYGLPFDTGVAGLYVRTDYLEEAGYSIDDIKDVDWNKYIEIGKKVKEVTGKNMITQDPNDLGLIRMMIQSAGSWYTKEDGVTPNLAGNEALKKAFETYKALLDADIVTPVSDWSQFLAGFNSGDIATVPTGNWITPSVKAESSQSGKWGVVSLPRLPDVAGSVNSSNLGGSSWYVLNVPGKEKAAEFLGKTFGSNVDFYQTLNKEVGAIGTYSPAVEGEAYQEADDFFGGQQVTADFAKWTEQIPQINYGLHTYAIEDLLVVEAQNYLKGKDLDKALEDAQTQAEAQIK; this comes from the coding sequence ATGAAAAAGCTACTTGCACTGATTCTAGCCAGCATTCTGCTTTTGGCAGCTTGTTCTTCTGGTGGCAATACAGAGGATGCATCTGGAGACGAAAAGGATACAAATAAAATTACGGTATGGGCGTGGGATCCTAACTTTAATATTAAAGCGATGAATTTAGCAGTCGATGCATATGCATCCGAAAATTCAGACCTTGATATTCAAGTAATTGAAAATGCTCAAGATGACATTATTCAAAAGCTTAACACGTCTTTAAGCTCTGGCACGACGAAGGGGCTGCCAAACATTGTTTTGATAGAAGATTATCGTGCGCAAAGCTTCCTTCAAGCATATCCAGATATGTTCTATGAATTGACGGACAGCTTTAAGCAAGACGATTTTGCTCAGTATAAAATCGCTCCTACAAGTGTGGAAGGAAAAAATTACGGGCTGCCATTTGATACTGGAGTTGCAGGCTTGTATGTTAGAACAGATTACTTAGAAGAAGCAGGCTATTCGATTGATGATATTAAGGATGTTGACTGGAATAAATATATTGAAATTGGAAAAAAGGTGAAGGAAGTAACAGGCAAAAACATGATTACACAAGATCCTAATGATCTTGGTTTAATTCGCATGATGATTCAATCTGCAGGTTCTTGGTATACGAAGGAAGATGGCGTGACACCTAACTTAGCTGGAAACGAAGCATTAAAAAAGGCTTTCGAAACATATAAAGCCCTTTTAGATGCAGATATTGTCACACCAGTTTCAGATTGGAGTCAATTTTTGGCAGGTTTTAACAGTGGTGATATTGCGACAGTGCCAACAGGCAACTGGATAACTCCATCTGTTAAAGCGGAAAGCTCCCAGTCAGGAAAATGGGGCGTAGTTTCCTTACCGCGCTTGCCTGATGTGGCAGGTTCTGTTAACTCCTCCAACCTTGGCGGAAGCTCGTGGTATGTTTTGAACGTTCCTGGAAAAGAGAAGGCAGCTGAATTCCTTGGCAAAACATTTGGTTCTAATGTTGATTTCTACCAAACGCTTAATAAAGAAGTAGGTGCAATTGGAACTTATTCTCCTGCTGTTGAAGGGGAGGCTTATCAAGAAGCAGATGATTTCTTTGGCGGACAGCAAGTCACAGCTGATTTTGCGAAATGGACAGAACAAATTCCGCAAATAAACTACGGTTTGCACACATATGCCATTGAAGACCTTCTAGTAGTAGAGGCACAAAACTACTTAAAAGGCAAAGACCTTGATAAAGCCCTTGAGGATGCACAAACACAAGCAGAGGCGCAAATCAAATAA
- a CDS encoding carbohydrate ABC transporter permease, with amino-acid sequence MICLFYFYPMVQAFILSLQSGSGTNLTFVGFDNYARLLKDPTFLTTVKNTVIYLIIQVPVMILLALFISVLLNDKTLKFKGVFRTAIFLPCVTSLVAYSVIFKYLFGLDGIINLFLLKISLISEPIQWLTDPFWAKIAIITAITWRWTGYNMIFYLSALQNVDQSIYEAAKMDGASSIQTFFKITIPMLKPIILFTSITSTIGTLQLFDEVMNITQGGPGNATMSISQYIYNLSFKYTPDFGYAATVSYAIVIMIVIFSIIQFKVAGDKND; translated from the coding sequence ATGATTTGCTTGTTTTATTTTTATCCAATGGTTCAAGCATTTATTTTGTCATTGCAATCAGGATCAGGCACAAATTTAACTTTTGTCGGCTTTGATAATTATGCACGCCTACTTAAGGACCCGACGTTTTTGACTACCGTGAAAAATACGGTAATTTATCTTATTATTCAAGTTCCAGTGATGATTTTGCTCGCATTGTTCATCTCGGTTTTATTAAATGATAAAACATTAAAGTTTAAAGGTGTTTTCCGGACAGCCATCTTTCTGCCGTGTGTCACATCATTAGTTGCTTATTCTGTAATTTTCAAGTATTTATTTGGACTTGATGGCATTATTAATCTATTTTTGCTGAAGATCTCTCTTATTTCGGAGCCGATTCAATGGCTGACAGACCCTTTCTGGGCAAAAATCGCTATTATTACGGCGATAACTTGGCGCTGGACTGGCTACAATATGATCTTCTATTTATCTGCATTGCAAAATGTCGACCAATCCATTTACGAAGCAGCAAAAATGGATGGGGCATCAAGTATCCAAACATTTTTCAAAATTACTATTCCGATGCTTAAGCCTATTATTTTATTCACTTCCATTACCTCCACAATTGGTACACTCCAGCTGTTTGATGAGGTCATGAATATAACACAGGGCGGCCCGGGGAATGCCACGATGTCGATTTCCCAGTATATTTATAACCTTTCATTTAAATATACTCCGGACTTTGGTTATGCAGCGACCGTCTCGTATGCCATTGTGATTATGATTGTAATTTTCTCCATCATCCAGTTTAAAGTGGCAGGTGATAAAAATGATTAA
- a CDS encoding carbohydrate ABC transporter permease has protein sequence MIKRVFSYGFLTIASIVSVFPFLWMIVSSTNKSVDVTQGRLLPGSHFMENLKSLLETVDIIPALINSGKISIITTVLSLLIASLAGYGFEVYRSKMKDMVFNILLLSMMIPFAALMVPLFRMFGMISQTAPYIGIDTAAAVILPTVTTAFLIFFFRQSTKMFPKDILEAGRIDGLTELGCFFRIYVPTMKTTYAAAAIITFMASWNSYLWPLVVLQSPENQTVPLLISVLGSSYSPDFGVIMTAIVIATLPAAFIFFIMQKHFVAGMMGSVK, from the coding sequence ATGATTAAGAGAGTATTTAGCTATGGTTTTTTAACGATTGCATCCATTGTTTCTGTGTTCCCTTTTTTATGGATGATTGTCAGTTCCACAAATAAGTCAGTCGATGTCACACAGGGACGTCTGTTGCCAGGCAGTCATTTTATGGAAAATTTGAAAAGTTTGCTTGAAACGGTTGACATCATTCCTGCATTAATTAATTCTGGCAAAATATCCATCATTACAACAGTGCTTTCCCTGCTCATTGCATCGCTGGCAGGGTATGGATTTGAGGTTTATCGAAGCAAGATGAAGGACATGGTCTTTAATATTCTTTTATTGTCGATGATGATTCCGTTTGCAGCATTGATGGTTCCTTTATTCAGAATGTTTGGCATGATTTCACAAACTGCACCATATATAGGAATTGACACTGCTGCGGCTGTTATATTACCGACAGTAACAACAGCATTCTTGATTTTTTTCTTCCGTCAAAGCACAAAGATGTTTCCAAAGGATATTTTGGAGGCTGGCCGAATTGATGGTTTAACAGAATTGGGTTGTTTTTTCCGAATTTATGTACCAACGATGAAAACGACGTATGCGGCGGCTGCGATTATTACATTCATGGCAAGCTGGAACAGTTATTTATGGCCATTGGTCGTATTACAGTCACCAGAAAACCAGACAGTGCCGTTATTGATTTCTGTTCTTGGATCAAGTTACTCTCCAGATTTCGGTGTTATCATGACAGCCATTGTCATTGCAACATTACCAGCAGCATTTATCTTCTTCATTATGCAAAAGCATTTTGTTGCGGGCATGATGGGATCAGTGAAATAG
- a CDS encoding glycoside hydrolase family 2 TIM barrel-domain containing protein: MTKIIPTTDWLEDVSVFAVNRLPAHSDHLYYETKAEAIAKEPMKLRSSLNGDWQFHYAVNPSVRPSTFYQKDFDCSGWDYISVPGHIQLQGYGKPQYVNTMYPWDGHQDIRPPEIPTDHNPVGSYVKYFTVPANLEGSPLYISFQGVESAFYVWLNGTFIGYSEDSFTPAEFELTPYLTDGENKLAVEVYQRSTGSWLEDQDFWRFSGIFRDVYLYSVPTIHVTDIHVRPELNDTYTLGSLAANVKLEGKAVSKIAAELTDKNGKTLSSAAGTEQTNNWTIQMDVENPELWSAENPYLYTLYVSVFDESGELIEVVPQKLGFRHFELKDKVMRLNGERIVFKGVNRHEFNPRHGRAISKEDMLWDIKTLKEHNINAVRTSHYPNQSLWYELCDEYGVYVIDEMNLETHGSWQKMGAVEPSWNIPGNKPEWQDIVMDRAISMVERDKNHPSILIWSCGNESYAGEVILNVANYFRSKDASRLVHYEGVFHNRQYDAASDMESRMYAKPEHIEKYLTDNPEKPYISCEYMHAMGNSLGGMYKYTELEQKYPMYQGGFIWDYIDQSLYKKDRFGKEYLAYGGDFDDRPTDYGFCTNGIVYADRKVSPKMQEVKFLYQDFKLVPDQNGVLIKNESLFTNTENYHLVCKLFLNGYEISTKKLSASVEPQSSAHVAVTFPANLTGAQGEYCIQASFVLKEKTLWADAGYEIAFGQYIYETGEKQVTKPLGEIKTVHGDVNIGVHGKDFTVIFSKQSGSLVSLSYAGKEMISMPPAPLFWRATTDNDRGFSQSYHSGLWYAASLARQCTDIQVEESSSQTSVAFTYAFSVHADIEVKVVYTVFANGSIHVKSVYKGADKLPQLPIFALSFKLPAEYSKTHWYALGPEENYSDRAMGAKLSRFHQKVSDNLSGYVMPQESGNRTGVRQVSVTNEQGHGITISYVNKPLECNFSPYTAFELENAQHVYELPNIHYTVATIAGRQMGVGGDDSWGAPVHREHLLHASEDIEFEFVMERR; the protein is encoded by the coding sequence ATGACAAAAATTATTCCGACAACAGATTGGCTTGAGGATGTCAGTGTATTTGCTGTTAATCGGCTTCCAGCACATTCGGACCATTTATACTATGAAACAAAAGCGGAGGCAATAGCTAAAGAGCCGATGAAGCTCCGCAGCTCTTTAAATGGAGATTGGCAGTTTCATTATGCGGTTAATCCAAGTGTAAGGCCAAGCACATTTTATCAAAAAGATTTTGATTGTTCTGGCTGGGATTATATATCTGTGCCTGGTCATATTCAGCTGCAAGGATATGGGAAGCCTCAATATGTGAATACGATGTACCCTTGGGACGGTCACCAAGATATACGACCACCAGAAATTCCGACAGACCATAATCCAGTTGGCAGCTATGTTAAATATTTTACGGTGCCTGCAAACTTGGAAGGCTCACCACTTTATATTTCGTTTCAAGGGGTAGAATCTGCGTTTTATGTGTGGCTGAATGGGACATTTATCGGCTATAGTGAAGACTCCTTCACACCTGCTGAATTTGAACTGACCCCATATTTAACAGACGGAGAAAATAAGCTTGCCGTAGAGGTATATCAGCGCAGTACAGGAAGCTGGCTGGAGGATCAGGATTTCTGGAGATTTTCAGGGATTTTCCGTGATGTCTACCTTTATTCTGTACCAACTATCCATGTTACAGATATTCACGTTCGTCCTGAATTGAATGACACCTATACATTAGGCAGTTTGGCTGCAAACGTGAAGCTTGAAGGAAAAGCTGTGTCTAAAATAGCTGCAGAGCTTACGGACAAGAATGGAAAAACACTTTCGTCTGCAGCTGGAACCGAGCAAACTAACAATTGGACAATTCAAATGGATGTGGAAAATCCAGAGCTTTGGAGCGCCGAAAATCCTTATTTATACACTTTATATGTCAGTGTCTTTGATGAATCTGGCGAGCTCATTGAGGTTGTTCCGCAGAAACTGGGCTTTAGACATTTTGAGCTGAAAGATAAAGTCATGCGACTGAATGGCGAACGTATTGTATTTAAAGGAGTTAATCGCCACGAGTTTAATCCAAGACATGGCAGAGCCATCTCAAAGGAAGATATGCTATGGGACATCAAAACATTAAAGGAGCATAATATTAATGCAGTCCGCACCTCCCACTATCCAAACCAAAGCTTATGGTATGAATTATGTGATGAATATGGTGTTTATGTTATTGACGAGATGAATTTAGAAACACATGGCTCATGGCAAAAGATGGGGGCAGTTGAACCTTCCTGGAATATTCCAGGGAATAAGCCAGAGTGGCAAGACATTGTAATGGACAGGGCGATTTCCATGGTAGAACGTGATAAAAATCATCCATCGATTCTAATTTGGTCATGCGGAAATGAATCATATGCCGGCGAAGTAATCTTAAATGTTGCCAATTATTTCAGAAGCAAAGATGCAAGCAGGCTTGTCCACTATGAAGGTGTGTTCCATAATCGTCAATACGATGCTGCAAGTGATATGGAAAGCCGCATGTATGCAAAGCCTGAGCATATTGAGAAATACTTGACAGACAATCCAGAAAAGCCCTATATCAGCTGTGAATATATGCATGCAATGGGAAATTCCCTTGGAGGCATGTACAAATACACAGAATTAGAGCAAAAATATCCAATGTACCAAGGCGGGTTTATTTGGGATTATATTGATCAGTCCCTCTATAAAAAGGACCGGTTTGGCAAGGAATATTTGGCTTATGGCGGGGATTTCGATGACCGGCCAACAGACTACGGTTTTTGCACAAATGGCATTGTTTATGCTGATCGTAAAGTATCACCAAAAATGCAGGAAGTGAAATTCCTGTACCAAGATTTCAAACTTGTTCCAGATCAAAATGGAGTCTTGATAAAAAATGAAAGCTTGTTTACGAATACGGAAAACTATCACTTAGTATGTAAGCTGTTTTTGAATGGCTATGAAATAAGTACGAAAAAACTGTCAGCCTCCGTTGAGCCGCAAAGCTCTGCTCATGTTGCGGTTACGTTTCCTGCCAATCTAACAGGAGCGCAAGGTGAATACTGTATTCAGGCTTCATTCGTTTTAAAGGAGAAAACACTGTGGGCTGATGCAGGTTATGAAATCGCGTTCGGTCAATATATTTATGAAACTGGGGAAAAGCAAGTAACAAAACCACTTGGAGAGATAAAAACTGTCCATGGTGATGTTAATATAGGCGTCCATGGCAAGGACTTTACTGTTATTTTTTCCAAGCAATCTGGTAGTCTAGTATCCTTGTCATATGCAGGTAAAGAAATGATTTCCATGCCACCTGCACCATTATTTTGGAGGGCAACAACAGATAATGACAGAGGCTTTTCACAAAGCTATCATTCTGGATTATGGTATGCTGCAAGCCTTGCAAGGCAATGCACAGATATTCAGGTGGAAGAAAGCAGCAGCCAAACTAGTGTTGCCTTCACATATGCTTTTTCTGTCCATGCAGACATAGAAGTGAAGGTGGTTTATACAGTTTTTGCAAATGGAAGCATTCATGTGAAGTCAGTATATAAAGGTGCTGACAAATTGCCGCAGCTGCCGATATTTGCCTTATCCTTCAAGCTTCCAGCCGAATACAGCAAGACCCATTGGTATGCTCTAGGACCTGAAGAAAATTATTCCGATAGAGCAATGGGTGCCAAACTAAGCCGTTTCCACCAAAAGGTTTCTGATAACCTATCAGGCTATGTAATGCCACAGGAATCTGGCAATCGTACTGGAGTCAGACAGGTATCTGTAACGAACGAGCAAGGCCATGGCATTACTATCTCGTACGTAAACAAACCGCTAGAATGTAATTTCTCTCCATATACTGCATTTGAGCTTGAGAACGCTCAGCATGTATATGAGCTTCCAAACATTCATTATACTGTGGCGACGATCGCAGGCAGGCAGATGGGTGTTGGTGGTGACGACAGCTGGGGCGCGCCTGTTCATAGAGAACATTTGCTTCATGCGAGTGAAGACATAGAATTTGAGTTTGTTATGGAGAGAAGATAG